CGCGGCATGAATGTCGGCAATCGCCGCCAAGCCAAGATTGGCTTCCTGCAACCGTACGCCACCGGTTTCCAGCAGCAACACCGCGCGCGTCGGGATGCCGTTGCGGTTGTCCTCGGCGGCCAGTTCCAGCGCACCGGCAATCTTCGCCCCGCCGACTTCGCCAAGGCTGCCGCCCTGAAACGCGCCTTCAATCGCCGCAACTACCACTGGCAAACCGTCGAGGCTGCCCTTGGCGATGATCACCCCGTCGTCGGCTTGGGGCACCACGCCTTGGCGTTCGAGCCACGGCGACATGATTCGCTGAAACGGATCGAGCAATTCGCGAAACGTCCCGGCGTCGAGCAAGGCTTTCGCCCGTTGCCGCGCGCCAAGTTCGACGAAACTGTGTTTGTTCAGCAACGCTGCGCTGTCAGTCATGGCCGATCTCCTCGAAACCCTGCTCCAGACGCAAGCGCACCACCCCCGGTGTCGCGCCGAAATCGTGAATGTCGATGGCCATCGCCGGCGGCGTGGTGCCGTCGAACATCCGCGCAAACAGATGCTGCCAGCGCTGCTCGGCGCCGTTGACCGAGGTCTGC
This window of the Pseudomonas fluorescens genome carries:
- a CDS encoding malonate decarboxylase subunit delta → MESLSFEFPAGQPPRGRALVGCVGSGDLEVLIEPGLAGKLTINVQTSVNGAEQRWQHLFARMFDGTTPPAMAIDIHDFGATPGVVRLRLEQGFEEIGHD